The nucleotide sequence GATGGTGCCGTCGGAGTTGACGAGGCAGGCGTCCTGGCGCCACATGTGCCCCTGCATGAACCCCCAGAGCACGACGCCCTCCACGGCCGGGTGCGCGTACGCCTCCCGGAGCACCACCTCCAGGTCCTCGGCGCGGAGGCAGACGTCGGACTCGCACACGTCCAGCTCGGTGAGCCAGACGGGGAGGTCGGTGGTGGCGAGCTTGTCGAGCGCGTCGCAGATGATCTCGCCGGCGGGGTTGGTGACGTGGCCCTGCAGCCCGATGCCGCCCACGGGGGCGCCCTTCTCCATGAGCGCGTTGACCTGCGCGATGTACTTCTCCGGGGTGGCGTTggggtcgccgccgccctcgacgttGTAGTCGTTGACGAAGAGGGCGGCGCCGGGGTCGAGCCTGGCCGTCTCCTTGAACATGAAGGCGTTGACGTCGTCGCCGAGGCGGTCCTGGAAGAAGGTGCCGTGGAGCATCTCGTTGTTGACGTCGTAGTGCGGGAACCGGCCGGCGTAGCGGGTGAGGAGGCTTGTCAGCCGGCCCTGGACGGCGGCGGTGAGCTGGTCGGTGGGCAGGTCCTTGACCCACTTCTGCACCATGCGGTCGACGGCCCAGAAGATGCAGTGCCCCCGCACGGGCTTGCCGTGGCGGTCGCAGAAGTCGAGCAGCGCGTCGGGGTCGGTGTAGTTGAGCTGCCCCTGCACCGCCTCCGTGTGGTACCACTTGAGCTCGTTCTCGAACACCGCCCAGTcgaagtgcttggtgaagtagTCGACGAACGCCGGCTCCTGGATCACCGCCGGGTTGATGCACGCGCCGAACGCGAAGCTCGTGTCCATCTGCATCACCCGGATCGACGCCCCCGACACCGCCGACGACGCCCCGGCGCCGGCGAACTTGAGCACCACGTCGCGCTTCCGCACCTACGTACGTGCAACAAGCACGGTGCGCGTGAGTCATTGCGTTACGTGTCAACCGAAACTGACATGTGTCGTGAGTTTGGTGCCGCCGTGCCAGTACATACATTTATGCAGTTTGGTGCCAAGCTAGCTTACCAAAACCCATAGAAAAATATAGTAGTAGTAAATCGTTTTCAGTTTGGAGTGTTAGTTAGATGGTGGCGATGTGAGAGCTGACTCACCTTGTCAGTCTTCTTCCGGAGCTTCTTGAACCGGGCCTTGCGGTCCGTGGCGAACACCTGGAGATCCATCACCTTCACGTCGACGCCGGCGGGCGCGCCCTGAACGTGCACCGCGGCGCCGGACGCCGGACTCGCCTTGAGCCGGAACACGCCCTTGATCTCCGTCCACTTGCCGGCCTCGGCGCACACCGCGCCGCCCTCGACCACCAGCGCGCACTCCTCGCCCTCACCGTCCACGCGAATGTTGACGCGCACCGCGTGCTCCCCGGCGGCGCCGTCGCCGAGGCCGATCCAACCGGCCACCCGGTAGGTGACGCGGGGCTTGAGCGCGCCAGCCGGGATCGCCTGGCAGAGGCCGTCCTCCTCGCCCCCGCGGCCGGTCGCCAGAATGTACCTGCCGCTGGGCCTGTACCCGTCCTCCACGTCGTTGATGGTCTCCGTGGGCACCTTCTCCGGCTCCTCGTGCTGCACCGACAGCTCCGTGCATGCCCCCAGCGGCGCCCACCCGGCGAGCCCGTCCTCCAGCGCGCTGTTCCGGATCACGTTGGCGTTGAACACCACCCCTTGAGCGCAGCAGCTGCAGGCCATGGCGCTGGCGGTAGGAGGCGGTAGGGGAGCGTGCTTGTCGTCGGTGGCAGGCGCTGCGGTGGTGCGGTGAGGCTGAGGAGGGATCGCGGCGGCCggccgtatataaaggggggagggtcGGCCATCGAGATCACGGCGAAATAGGTCGAAAGCGCACCGAACGCCGGTCGCAAAATATTGCAGAGGCTCCAAGCAACCACCgcacctccacacacacacacaccatgcaTCTTTTCccaccctctccctctctcttctctgCTTTTGAGTAACAGTAAAGCTTGCGCAAGGCCTGGCGAACTAGAGACCAGCCGCGACTGGCGTGTGGGGCCGGCCGGCttcctgggcccgcatgtcagagGGACGGCCGGGCGGCTGTTGGATCTGATAGGCTGTTGTTTGTGGTAAGCATGATGATGATGATTACAGGCACTACCGGAAGCGCTCCTTTTCTTGGCTTTGGGAAGAGACAACTTAAAGCGCTGCATACTtcgagcatggttaatagtatagccagctgctagcTATAAGTCAGTGCCATGTCAtttacaacccatcttatagccaacatgtataatagtagatcaaaagagtgtactattttttcattatgtggcccacctttcattctcacaaagtgcctaggagcacgtgctagagctggctcttcacgaagagcccgcttaccttctctctcctcttctctttcctccaactaagcaaaaatatactagtttatttcatATAGCCTGCTGACTCAtctctattatacttgctcttcaGGTCGATCCATCCATCACGGTTTGGACCAATCGGGGCTTAGATTCCACATCAACTTTCCGTCGTAATTCCAGGACATTATATCCCTGATCTAACTGAAACCGACACTAACATGACACCAACTTCAGTAAACCAACGCACTGTCAAGCGCCATTTGCCTGCAATCAAATTGCCAAGGGTCGGTGCATAGGCATTATTAAAAGAGGAGAACAACAAGAGGACGTTGGCATGCAACAGAACGCAGAGGCCGGACCGGCGGCAACAACGTTGGACCTGTAGTACGTACGTCCATGACGGCGGTGGGATCGAGGAGGATCGGCGAGACGGCGACGCGCCCAACCACCGCGGAAACATggcggtcgacgccggcgacgacgatGGGCCATACACTGATCGCTCGGTCGGCTTAGGCGTACGAAACCGGATTACAAAGCGTCAAGACACGAGCATCGCCCGGCTAAAAGCGAGGTTTGGTGGCCCATTTTGTTCATTTCGTGGCTGTAAATGTCATGTGTTTAGAGCATCTTCAACGGTGGCCGCAAAAACACGCGCGGGACAAAATGCGATTTTAGTGCGCGCGGGACGGTTTCGCGCGCTCTAGCGGAGACGAAAAACTCAGGCGCGCGGGAACAGATTGCGCGCGCGGGAACAGATTGCGCGCGCGGGAAAAAACGGCCGGccgcgcgctagttttggcgcgcggcgtccgacgcGCCTATAAAATGCAGCACCTGCCACGCGCCCTTCTATCGCTGTCCATCTCGCCACACGCCCTCTGCCGCTTTCTCCTCGCTCTCTTTGCCGCTTTCTCGCCTCGTCGTCGACGCGCCAGCACCGCGCCACCATGTCGCCGCGCCGCCGGGGAgcttcgggctaccgcggcgtctgCGCGCGCCCGTCCGGCGCCTTCTCCGCCGATATTCAGTCCGACGacgtgcgcctcggcctcggcaccttcgagaccgcccgcgcgtacgacacgGTGGCGTGGCGCCTTCGGCGGCCCCGCCGGAACATGAACTTTCCGGCGGTGCCGACACGGGAGATGGCGCAGGAGCTGGCACCTCCCACGCGGCttctcaccgacgaggatcgtcgcgagaaCCGAAGGCGAGAGCGCCGTCTCAGCctcaccgagatggacgaggaagccatgatttgtggcgccaacgcttctcGCGGGACGTCATCAACGAGCAGCAGTTCTTCATGCAAAGGATGAcgaagagggaggagagaagggcgcagcgagccgcctatcgcgaggaccgGCATACGCAGAAGGCGGCCGCTGAGTTCAACATCAAGTTAGGAGCAGCGTCGTCCTGGGACTCTGAAGACGAGCGGTACCTTGACGCCTTCATTgtgacgtcggaggaggacataaCCAAGGTGGAGTctgagtcggaggaggaggaggacgagtagTTTTTTAATCTGTCTAGGAGGAGGCTTGAAAACTATCAACGCACTATCTATGTGTTGTTTTTTATCTACTATCGTTTATTAATCTATATATGTACTATTTATCTACCGTGTTAATCTATCTACCTAttgtttttatctatctatgcgtaTATGTATATCAAGTCGTAGTAGAAAAGAGAACGAATATAGCACGTCTGCTGGAGCGGCTCGCGCGCGCTCTATTTTGCAGTGGTCGCTGGAGCCAGCGCTCCGCGGCGCACAAAAACTCACATAAACAATATGCTGTGgacgtttttttttattttttgcgcgCCGCGCGTTacgcgtctgttggagatgctcttacacagCCCAATCACCAGCCGAGCCTGACCACATACGCGGATGGATAGTTCTCGAATCATTTGGGTGGCTACGCAATGGCGATACGCGCGTACGCATGCACGAGATCGATCGGATCGGTTCGTGCATGCGTGACGGCCCAAGCAAGCCATGAtttgaggagggagaagaagaataaGTTGGGGAGATGGATGGATCGAGAGAGCGTACATGGGAACGGCGTGCTCTGCTCTGTTTTGGCTAACCGAATCTCATCAGAGGTCACGTTTGTTTGTTCGTGCAGACGGGAAAGTCTGCCAAACTTCCCTCCAAAGCTACGCCTCCACTGCAATTGCCACTTTGCCATTGCACGAGCAGAGCCATGAGACAAAAGTCAAATCCTGCTAACAGAATAGAACTCCTCCCAAGTCCCAACCCAACACCGCGGACGATGCTCTGCTCATTTGAGCcatgatgaagaagaggtaatagcactccaggtaccctaacttgcacccaatgtgatgaTCTAGTTTCAAACTTGCAAAACTAGACCAAGCCATACTCCAACTTGCATCCAATGTGATGTTTTAGTCCCAGGCCAATGAGAACTCGCCAATTGGCTGCCAAGTGGCTGGGCCGGTCAGTGCGGGCATATTTGCACAAAACCCCCTGCCGTTTCTCTGATTCAACCCGCAGTATCCCCCCACCTGAATTAAATCTGTCGGAGGAATCCACTTCACGTCCGGTCCAGATCCAGCTCCACTCGTTCCCCATCTGCCCCCTTGCCCCCTCAGCTCCAGCATCAGCTTCTCCACGCCGCCAGCAAGCTCGCCCCCGCCGTCCAGCTCACCGCCGCTGTCCAGGTCGCCCCCATGGTATCTTGGAGTGAAGGATCGAGCTCATCGTCCGACGGCTACTCTGCGACAAGTGAGGTTAGTTCTTGACTATGTCTCTGGCAGTTAGGGATTGAGCACAAATGGGAAGGGTGTATGTTCTTGACTATTTCAGCCTAGATGATGCCTGCCTCTTTGCTGACTAGAATATGTTGTAAACAATGTTGTAGGCTCCTGCTCCTGCCACCATTTTCTGCTCTGAGTGGAGAGGCCTTGCTACAGATCTTGCAGCTAGATGTGAACATGAAGATGTCTGTGAGAAGTTTGTGTCTTTTGAATCAGTTGACAGTGGGAGGAGATATCTTGCTTGTGCACAAAAGGTTAGTAGATCTCCAGTTAATTTTTCAAACTTTCAATGTGTTAAGTGATTTGTATAAGAGTGTGGAGGAGTGCATCTTCAGTTAACAGCTTGTTGTTTTCTGAACTTAACTGAATTTAAATTAACTTAACTGAATTGAAATGAAGTTAAGTGAACCTAAATGAATTTAAATGAGTTAAGTGAACCTAACTTCATTTAAATAAATTTAACTGAATCAATAGTGCTCCAAGATTGTCATTTATCTAAAGTTGTTTTCTTTGTTATTTGGTAGGGATCACCTAAATGCAACTTTGTGGAGTGGATTGACCCTGAATGGCCTGCCACTCTGAAGATGAGTTTAGCCAGGGTTTGGGGCATGTATGATGATGAGAACAAGTTAAGGATCAGTGAGAATTTACATCTTGCTGAAGAAAATCTTAGGGTTGTGAGAGAGAAAGAAAAGATGGAAAAAGATCTGAGGTTTTTTAAACTAgattttgctaagatggtggctgaCAAGGAGCAGGCAATTACTGAGTTGGGCAATGCAAGACTTGTTGTTTCTGACctaaagcaagagcttgagaagaaGAAGGGATGGAGATTAGCCCTCCTCCTTGCCCAGTAGATGATCTCATCATCAGTAGAGTTTGATCCAGGTGGGAATGCCTCTAGGAACTGCTGAACATCCTTGCGGTTGCGTGCTGCAAGGATTCTCTCAGCCAGTTGCCTTCTCTGCATCCTTCTTGCCTCTCTACGCCTAGCTACACTGGGTACCTCTTCTGCATCTACTACCTCTCCAGGATCCATGTCCTCCTAGGGTTCTCTCTGGCGTCTGGGAGGGAGGAGAAGAGAGGAATTGGCCTTTGACTGCTGGTTGTGCCATTTGGTTTTGGGTGTGCTTTATATAGCAGTAAGAGGGGTGGGTGGTAGGTAAATCTTGGTGGTGGGTGGCTGGTATGTCATTACTGTGGGCTAATATTAGGCTGTAAATTAAAAACAAGCCAATTTTTATAGGCTAATATTAGGCACAAAAGTCAAAATCCCATACCATTGTCCTAGGTTAATATTAGTCAAAAACCCAACCCGACCCATTATTGTGGGCCAGCTAATTTGTATTCAGTAAGTTTAACTGAATTTGTATTCAGTAAACTCCTTTTAACTGAATTTGTATTTGTAGTCACTAAGTTTAACTGTAGTTGCTTAACTGAATTTTTATTTGTATTCAGTAAGTTTAACTGAATTTATATCactgaatttgaattttttttccagtAAACTCACTTTAACTGAACAACAGCATTTTGTAGCAGCATATACAACTAACAACAGCATCAACAACATATGAAACCAACATATACCAAAAGCAGCATATTCAACTAACAACAGGAAcaacaacatatgaaagcaacatACATATAACTTAGGTACTTGCAGCATAAGTTCAACCCACATGCAGTTGCAGCAGTAGTTCAACACAGACCAAAAGTAGCTCAAACTAAGATCTCCTTCACCCTCCACATGCAGCAAAAGTTGCCCATTCGAAACTACAGGTAACTTATGTGCTCAGAACTAAGTGATGCACACCTAAATACTAACTGATATGCTAACTTATATGCTACTGAGCATACCTAACTACATTCAgcagtcttcagttcttcagctgCTTCAGACGCTGGGAGCGGCGCACCTCCCCTGAAACTGGAATCTTCGtcggcttcttcctcttcttcgatcCTTCCCGTGCTTGCCCGTCCACCACCTCCGCTAgcacctcctccaccacctcttGCTTCACAATGTCAGGGACCTCTGGCAGCAGGTCCACGTCAATGGGGAGCTCCCTGTCGCCCTCATTGCCGTCGACGACGGGAGCCAGCATCACAACGTCGTCCGGCTCGTCGTCAGATAGCATGACCATCTCTATGTCCTCCTCGCCTGAAGACTCGCTATCTGGCATGTAGCCAGAGTCAGAGTCGGAGTCGTCGGAGTAGGATTCGTCGTCGGAGGAGGATTGGATGTCGGAGACGTCGTCGTGGACGAGCAGGTCGGGGTTGAAGCGGTTCCAGTAGGCTGTGTTGACCGGCGCGGGGAGGGCGAGGATGACGTCGTCGACGCGCTACATCCTAGAGGCAACGCGGAACGGATCCGGGTGCGGCGACGGGGTGGTGGcggagcggtacatccaccaccgCGCGCGCTGCCTCGGATCGTCCGACCGCGTCTCGGTCATTGCGAAGCGCAAGACCAGGACCGGAGCGACGCCAGGTGCGGGCATGGCGCGACGCTTCTCGTCATCAGTCATGACCTTTACGAGGCCGCGCACGTGGTGGAGGAGCATCTGGCCGGAGGGGAACCATCTTGATATCTCCTTCAGGTCCGCGCGGAGCGCGTCGTCGTCGCTGGCCAGATCCTCGATGGCCCTCTGCCATGCGGGGGTGttgtccatggcggcggcggcggcggggagctcgGCGGCGGGGGTTTTCTTGGTGGAGCGGGGTAGCGGGGAGTCCGAGGAGCGAGGTGCGACGTGGGTGGACTGGGAGCACGGTGGAGTTGAGTGGAGTTGAGCTAGTGAAGTGAGTTGTTGGCTTTAAAGGCCTAGGAAACCGAATCGGCGGAGCGACCGAGCTAGTGGAACGATGGGTCTGCTTAACTATAGTGCGTGGCATTACCTAAACAAATCACTACTACTATCACACTGGCAATGCAGTTAGGTTTGCTATCCACAGGTTCTGGGTTCGATGCCTAGGacaaacatttttttataaaaaatcttTTTAATTAACAACAGCAGTATTCATTCCAAAATAGATAAGTATTAAGTTAACATAAGCAGTATTCACTCCACAACATTTTATAAAGTTTATTTTCAGTAAAAAGCAGCAAAATTCACTTCTGTTAACACAACAAAATTCAGCTAAATTCAGAACTCGTGGGTCTGCTTATCTACAGTGTGTGGCACCATCTAAACAAATCACTTTTAGTATCACACTGGCAATGCAGTTAAGTTAGCTATCCATAGGTCGTGGGTTCGATGCCCAGGacaaacaatttttttcaaaaattcttTTTAATTAACAGTAGCAATATTcactccaaaacaatttttcaagttttttttcagTGAACAAGCGCTAATCCAAAACAATTTTCAAGTTTTTTTTTCAGTGAACAAGCAAAATTCAATGAACAGCAACATTCAGATatgttgcaaaattcacatatCTTCCAACATTCAGTTAACTCTTAATTATAATATTTAATTACAAAAAGGGCAATGTATGCCATGGTTTGCCATCCAAATAAGTAGGCAATATATGCCACATTTTGCCACCAAAAATGAGGCAACTTATGCCACAGTTTGACATAACAAAAAAAGGCCAGTTTATAAGTTACATAAGTATAGGCCTTGTCAAAAAATGGTGGCTGACAACTGCCAGTAGATCAGGTAGCAGGAAAATCATCAGGAGGAGCATTTAGGTCAGAAATATGACTGGCAATGTCATCTCCAAACATCAGCCACCATGCCCTCTCACCTGCttggcctcctcttcctctcccaacTTCTGGAAttgctcctctccctctcccagcacCTGCATTTGCTCCTCTCCCTCTCCTGACCCTGCATCTGCCCTTGCTCCCTCTCATGACCCTGCATCTGCCCTTGCACCTCTTCCTGGAGCTGAGACTGCACTTGCTCCCCTTCCTCTTCTTGCATTTGGATGCACCTCTCCTCTGCCTCTCCTTTTCTTTCCTCTTGCAATGTCAGCTACAGTTCTTGCCCTTGTCTGCCTAGCAATATTCATTTCTGTAGTCACCCTGGGTTGTGGTATTTCAGCCCCAGCAGCAGAAACAAATGAAGAGAGCTCAGGCAGTGGGCCATGGACCCTTTGAGGAGGTCTTCTTGCTCTGTCCCTGCTGGCCATGTTAAAAACCATACTAGTTGGTGACTCAGTAGGATCCAACCTAGGATCTGGCCTGTTTGGAAAGATGTTCTGCAAAGAAAGATGTTCAGAGAAGCTCATTTTAGGGAGTTCATGCATTAGAGCcaactgtgcaaaatgagatgcaaCAAAAGCATACCTGAAGAAATGTTGGATCATCATAGTTATCATCAACAAGCTCTACTCCTTCTGCAATTAGTGCTTCCTGCCACCTGTAGTGCCCTTTCCTGTTGTGGTCAGCTCTACCGCAAATTGAGCAGTGCATTATCACACCTTTTTTGTTCAGATATCTAACACCATTCCTGCTTCTCTTCTCTTCTGGTGTTTTCTTCctgtttttctttggccttcccaacTGTTTAGTGAAAACTGGTGGATATACTTTGTCTCCATTCTGTTTCTCCCAATGTTTTGGATCTCTAAGTGGAACTAGAGTGTATCCATATGCTTTCAGATAATTCTCCACACTGTAGCAGTCATGAACCATTGTCTCTGGGTCAATTCTCTCCTCCCTGCAGCATGCTATACTATGGCCACATGGTACTCCAGAGAGCTGCCATCTCCTGCAATCACAAGTGTGCAAGCACAAGTCAACTGTATAACTAGAGTTACCAGACTGAACTCTGAACAATTATTGGCCAGCTTCAGAGACATGGCAATTAGCAGCAAATTCAGTGTTCTTGTCTAGTTTCTTGTTGATCTTTGGGCATATTCTCTGCCCTGCCCACTTCTCTATGGCCTCTCTCTGTTTACTCACTAGCCTTTGCATGATCTTGTAAAAGATGTATTCCAACATGGACAACACTGGCATCTCTCTGCCCTCCAGAATGTAGCTGTTAAATACTTCAGAGTTATTGTTCAGCAGAATATCACACTTGGGAAAGGCACTAAAAAATGATTTACACCATGTCTTTGGATCAAGTCTTTCAGTCCAGTGGAAAGCAGCTGCACTGTGTCCATCCATTTTCTCACAGTTTTGGCTCCACTTAACCCTATTTGGTGCTCTTGCAATGGCCCACAGATCTTGCTTCAGTTGCTCTCCTTTGTGCTTCTCATTGAAATTCTGATAAATATGCCTAACACAAAACCTATGCTCAGCATCTGGCCAGATTTTTTGCACAACATTGATCAAACCTTTCTGCTTGTCACTCATAATAGTGAAAGGAGCAGTATTTGTGATGTTAAGGTCATCTCTCAATGTAGTCCCAAGAACTAGTGCACTCTACTTCTACCCAACCTAACTGCCAGAGACATAGTCAAGAACTAACCTCACTTGTCACAGAGTAGCCGTCGAACGACAAGCTCGATCCTTCACTCCAAGATACCATGGGGGCGACCTGGACGGCGGCGGTGAGCTGGACGGCGGGGGCGAGCTTGCTGGCGGCGTGGAGAAGCTGATGCTGGAGCTGAGGGGGCAAGGGGGCAGATGGGGAACGAGTGGAGCTGGATCTGGACCGGACGTGAAGTGGATTCCTCCGACAGATTTAGTTCAGGTGGGGGGATACTGCGGGTTGAATCAGAGAAACGGCAGGGGGTTTTGTGCAAATATGCCCGCGCTGACCGGCCCAGCCACTTGGCAGCCAATTGGCGAGTTCTCATTGGCCTGGGACTAAAACATTACATTGCATGCAAGTTGGGGTATGACTTGATCTAGTTTTGCAAGTTTGGGACTAGAtcatcacattgggtgcaagttagggtacctggggtgctattacctcaCTGCTACGCTCCGTGCTCAAAGTTGATAAAAATTCtttccaaatcgatgaacttttaaaATTTTGATCTTTTTTCAAGTTCAGGTTTTTTTTCTCCATATTTTTGTGAATTCCTTTTCAAGTTTACGTTTTCTTTTTTCATATAATTTAAACTGGCTATATGGAGTATATGTTATATGTACTATTAAAATATCAAACGGAGATAAAAAAAAGATCAAACGCTATTGTTTCGTGGTAGTAAACAACATGGCGAGGTCGGTCAAATGGTTAACGCAGTATGTTGAGTTTGATTGCTCCTTCTCGCAATATTACTGTCAACTTTTTTTCTTCGCGTTTTTCTTTTCAGCATGTTGTTGGGCCAGCCCGCCAGGCGTCGCATGCGAGCACCAGTAGCGTTTACCGACGCTCAGAGCGCCGAACAAGAGCTTCCTTTCTCGAGCTCCTGCTCCTGACCTCACGGGATTGCAAATGCTACAGATCGTCCGCTGCCAGCTTTGCGATCGATCGCCTACACACGACCCGAAGCAGGCCATGGCCTAGTAAACACAACAACTAGTTGTCTTCTTATATTTACATAACTTTCAGCCACTGTCACCATTGTTTTAGGAAATCGCCCATGGGTGATCCAACGCGGGCTAAGGCCTAGTAAACACAACAACTGGCTATTTTTTATGCCTACGTAAAAATCAGTGTTTGGTTCACCATGATTTTTGGAAATATGTACAACCTTCCATCTGG is from Triticum aestivum cultivar Chinese Spring chromosome 3A, IWGSC CS RefSeq v2.1, whole genome shotgun sequence and encodes:
- the LOC123059926 gene encoding endo-1,4-beta-xylanase 1 — its product is MACSCCAQGVVFNANVIRNSALEDGLAGWAPLGACTELSVQHEEPEKVPTETINDVEDGYRPSGRYILATGRGGEEDGLCQAIPAGALKPRVTYRVAGWIGLGDGAAGEHAVRVNIRVDGEGEECALVVEGGAVCAEAGKWTEIKGVFRLKASPASGAAVHVQGAPAGVDVKVMDLQVFATDRKARFKKLRKKTDKVRKRDVVLKFAGAGASSAVSGASIRVMQMDTSFAFGACINPAVIQEPAFVDYFTKHFDWAVFENELKWYHTEAVQGQLNYTDPDALLDFCDRHGKPVRGHCIFWAVDRMVQKWVKDLPTDQLTAAVQGRLTSLLTRYAGRFPHYDVNNEMLHGTFFQDRLGDDVNAFMFKETARLDPGAALFVNDYNVEGGGDPNATPEKYIAQVNALMEKGAPVGGIGLQGHVTNPAGEIICDALDKLATTDLPVWLTELDVCESDVCLRAEDLEVVLREAYAHPAVEGVVLWGFMQGHMWRQDACLVNSDGTINDAGQRFINLRQEWTSHARGKIDSDGNFKFRGYHGSYVVQLATATGKMHRAFSVDKGDTPLVLDMDV